CAACTATAAACCAGAATGCGATATTTGAAAAATAGACGACCGAAATCGAAGGCCGATTTCCTGCAGTATTCCCGGAAAGTCGAATGCACACCTTCCCGTGCCCGCAAAAAATCCGCGATCGCTCGCGGATTCTCCCATTGATTCGCTACACATGCACTGTCACCGCTTCGGGCGCGGCGCTTCTCGACTTGCTTCGCACCCGCGTCCAGTCGAGCGTTAAATATCGCCAGCAATTGCAGACGGCGAATAATACGATCAGGGTGCACAGGGCCGACCACGCGCCCACCTGCCCGAGATCCATCACCCGCGTGAACACAATCGTGCACGGGATAAATAACGCCCAGTTGAGCAGCAGCGCCGTTCGGGACAAATACGTCGTATCGCCCGCCCCGCGCAGTCCTCCGGCAAAAATAATGTTCGCGCCGGTAAACAGCTGGATATACGAGGCGAGATGGATGAGCGAGACCGCCTTCTCGTACACGTCCGCTTCGGACGTATACAGCTTCGCGATCGGCAGGGCGAATAAAATGAACGCAACCGACATTAAAGCCATAAACCCGACGCCAAGATATACCGTCACAAGCCCGAATTTCCTCGCCTCTTTCGCCCGGCCTTTCCCGATTTCCTGGCCGATGCCGATCGTCGACGCGGCGCCGAAGCCGTTGGAAGGCATGAACCCGAACGACAAAATGTTGAGGGCGATTTCGTTGGCGGCAATGGCCGCCGTTCCGAGCCGCGTGATACAGCTGGTGAAGACCAGCATTCCGAGGCTGTTGGACAATTCGGTAATGCCCAGCTTCACGCTTTCGAACAGGACCAGACGGACCTGCTGCAGCTCGATGCGCACCCAGGTGCGGGTCAGATACAGCCCGTTCAGGAAGCGGTAATACACAAACAGGTTCAGCAAAAAGGCCGACAGCTCCGCGGTGAACATGCCCCATGCCGCCCCCTGCAGCCCCAAATCCGGAAAACCGAGCTTTCCGTAAGCGAGCAGATATGTCAGGCTGACGACAAGCCCGCTGTTGATCAGGGAAATCGTCATCGGCGTCCGCGTATCCCCGGTAGCCCGCATATAAGCGTAGAAAACCGTGTTGAACATCGTGAACATGAGCGCCAGCATCCGGACCTGCACATACGGCGCCCCGAGGTCCAAAATGGATTCGTTCGCGCCCATCAGCTTGAGCATCAGATAAGGGACCGTTAAACCGCCGATCAGCAGCAGCACGGCCTGACCGGCGGAACCGAGCAGCGCGACCTGCATCCGCTGATTGCCGAGCCGCATGTCGCCGGACCCGTAGCACTGGGCGACCAGGTAGTTGATCGCGCTTTGCAGTCCCGAGAACATGGCCCACAGGTTATACATCAAAATATTGGTGATGCCGACCACCGCAATGGCGGCAGCCCCCAATTTTCCTACAATCATAAGGACAAGCAAGCCGGTAAAGGTCATGGAGGAGAAGGTTGCGATCGAAGGAATGGCCAATCGAAGAATTTGTTTAATCAGCTGCATCATGCACCGCCGCATTCGTATTAAAATGGAAACTCATCAAACTTTACACGAAAACGGCGCAACGTACAAGGAGAATTTTTTATGAAGTTCTGGACGCCCGAAAGGGGCTTATCATCGGCGTTCGTCCATTCATTTTACGGATCCCCTTTTATTCCATATTCCGATTAAATCGGACATTCCAGCAGCAATGCCGCCAGCATCAACGACAGCAGGATCGCCGATATCGCGACCGTTTTTGCGCTTGCAAGCGCAACGCGGACGGGTTGATCCGGATTTACGATTTGCTCGATCCGGTAATTCACCGCCGTATCGGCAAAATGAACCGTTCCCCCTGCCCCAACCCCGGCATACTGCCCGTTGTGACGAACAAGCTTGAGCAGGACGGAGCCGATTTCGTAGGAAGAGTTCATTTGGTCCATGGCATACCGGTCCGCTGACAGCTCGATGCCGATAAAATAATGCCGCCCCAGAGAGCGGATGATCGGAATATACCCGATGCCGTCCATCATCAGCTGCACGGCAAATTTTTTGACCGTATGCCGCTGGCGGCAGTGGTAGCGCTCATGCAGCAGCACGGCTTCGAGTTCCTCCGCCGACAGCAGCCGGATAAGGCCGGTCGACAGCACGATCCGCGGGCGGATAAACCCCGTCGTCAGCGCAAGGACGGACGGATCGCGAACGATCGTAATCGGGATGTTCCACTTCCGGTAGGCGGCGTTCAACCTCTCCATCTTGCCCGCATCGGCATGCTCCGCAAAATAGCGGGTCCATTTCCGGCCGGCGACGGCCTGCCGGGCGCTTCGCCCGACGATTTGATAGAAGGTATAACCGGTCGCCGCCAGAAAAACGACTTCGAGCGGATGATGCTGCGTCAGCAGGTCGCTCAGGAACTGCCACGCAGTACGATAAAAAGTCGACTCGTACCGCGCGTTCCCCAAATGATGGATCAAGAGAAAGTTCATTTCCAGCAGCACGCCGAAACCGATCAGAAAGACGGCCCCGAGGACGACATTGGGACTGGGATTCCCTTTTCCCGTCATGGTCAGCTCCTCTGCTTCAGCTCCATCAGTTTTCGTTCCAGCTTCTGGATGAGCGCGGGGTCCGCTTCCTCCATCGCGTCCACCATATGCGCGACGACGAGGTCGCCGAATTCCCGGATTAAGCCGTGCGTCACCGTTTTCGCCTGCTCCGCCAAAAACTGCTCCTTCGATTGGACCGCCGAATAGAGCGTCAGCCTGTTTTTTCCCCGGCCGGTGGTCGACTTCCGCAAAATGCCTCTCTCCTCCAGGCGGTTCATGACCGTCATGACCGTGTTCAACGCGATCGGGCTTTCATCGTTCAGCCGGGCGTGCACCTCTTTGATGCTCAACTGGTCGGAAGCCCATATCGTTTCCATGATCCGGGCCTGGAGCGACCCGAAAAAACGCTGCAGTCCTTCTTCATTCAAATGGTAGTTGTTAATTCCCGACATAAGCACACAACTTTCCGTCTGGTAATCAGCACGTTCAGACCTAAAGCGGCTGTCTCTCCTATTATACCAGAATGGGAGCCGTTCAGCGGATTATTGGAAGGCTCTTTCAACAAACCGGATCAGTCCGGCAGCCAAAACGCAGGCACGCCCGAGACCGTCCGAAACGCGGTCAAGACGCCGGAGACCGTTCGAAACGCAGGTCGAGACGCCCGAGACCGTCCGTCCGGCCGGCCGGCTTTTCCGGAGCGGCAGCAGAAGCGCCTTAAGCGTCAAACGGCATGTCCCGCAGCTCCTCGTCCGCGATGTTCTGGACGTCCTCCGCCGTTATGACGATGCAGCGGTAACCGTCCTCGTCGCGCTTTTGGAACGCGCGCCGTTTCATAAATTTCGGGCTGGCTTCGCCGTTCTCCTCATCGTAGAACAGAATGATGCCGTCCGTCTTGCGCATCAGGAGATCGTCCCTGGCAGTAAGCTGCCAAACGCCGTTATACGGCTGATGGCTTACGGTCGCGTAATAGTCGACGCCGCCGAGAATTTCGCGGTAATAGGTTTGCTTGTCTTCTTTCCATTTCTCCTCGGGGTTCAAATAAGCAGCTATAATCGACAGCTTCAGGTGCGGATACCGCGCCTTAAGTCCGATGACCGCCTCGCACGCCCACAGGTCGACGCCGTATTGACCGGGTGTGAGCACCCACTCCAACCCTTCCTCTTCGATCAGCGGCACGAGCCGGGCTTCGATCGCTCTCTTGATGTACGGGATTCCCTTGTGCTTCTGATCGAAAATGCCAAGCTCGTGCGCGCGGTAGCCCGTGACGAGAACGCTCTTCATAAAGCGCTCCAGCGGTGCCTGTACCGCTCCAGGTTCGGATGCGGCGAGGCGGGCTCCGATGCCAGCAGCAGCCGCAGCTTCACGATCCATTCCTCGAAGGAAGCGAACGAGGCGAACATATTGGCCGTTTCCGGCGTGAGGTAGAGGAAATGGGGGGCGTCGTACTTTTCGGTCAAAAACCGGAGGGCCGTGTCGACCGGCGTATATTTCTTTCGTTTGCCGTCCCAGCTCTCGATGGCGACCGCAGGCAAGCCCCGCTCCCGCTTCCAGTCGTGCAGCCGGTCCTCCCGTTTGTAGAACGGGCTCGCCTTCTCCCGGGTCATCCGCTTCACCGTTTCCTCGTGCAGCGGGTACAGCACCAGCTTCGCGAACGAGCGCTCCTCCGCATTCGACGCGGCCCGGTCCAGCTCCTCGTCCGATGTATGCTCGAACGAATCGTAATAAATCAAGGTGCCCCTCTGCCGCTCCGTCTCCGACTCGTAGCCGTAGGGAACGGATCCTGCGGTTTTTGGCATCGTTGACTGCTCCTTTTTCGATTAATGTTCGGAATTCATGTGGATTAGTTTACCGCATTTCGGCGTGGACCACAAAAAGAAGAGGCCCGCTAAGGCCTCTTACGTTTCATTCAGCGATTCGAATCGTCCCATTTCAGAATGACCTTTTTGCGGAGCTTCGGGTCGTACCATTGGAATTCGAACCCGTTCCCCGCCCGCTTGACGAACAGGAGCCCGTCTCCCTGATAGCCGTTCGCACCGTTTGGCGCCGCCGTGGCTTCCAGCCATTTCTGCTGGTCGTCGGGCAGAAGCTTTTTATACAGAGCGGTCGTCTGCTTCGTCTCCAAATCGACCGCCGTCAGCATCGAAGTGGAGAAAGGCCGGATCAGCAAAATATCGTCCGATACGTATTCCAAGTCGTAGCTGTCCTTCGGATTGCCGCCGGTCAGCGCCGCCATGTCGTAGGTTTTCACCGTCCTGCCGGTGTCCGGATCGACCCGCTTGGCGGAGGAGCCGTCGATCATGACGGGGTCTCCTTCGTAGGATTTGACATTGTTGATGTTGAAGCTGCCGGTGTAATTTACTTTCGATTCGGTCAGAACGCGGTTGTTCAGCAGCAGCGCCTGGTACACGTCAGTGTGCGCACCCATAATATCCTCTCCGTAGTTATCTCTGACGGTGAGCAGAATGGAATGCTTGCCCGTTTTTTCAACGCTGATGCCCCCTAGGCCCTGGATGCGCATATCCAGCTTTCCGATCCGCGCCGGTGCAGTCGTGCCGTTGGAGTAATACAAGTCCCCGCCGGCATTGTTCATCCAGTACGTCTCGCTGCCGAATTGACCCTCGGAATAGGGATTGCGAAACGTCATGATATACTGCGAATCCCGTTTGCCAAGCGGGTACCCGAACGTTTGCGCGAGGAAACGAAAAGGGACGTACAGGCTGCCGTTCACGATGACCGGCGCCATGTCCAGCCCGGCCTTCTTCCCGTCCACGACGGCCGTCCGGACGCCCGGCTGAAAGACGATCCGATGTACGGGATTCAGCAGTGTGACCGTATGCGCGGCGGCATTCCGGTAAAGACCCATTTGAAGCTGCAGCGCCGCAGTCCGAACCGGCACTAAAATTTTCCCCTGCCGGATGATCGAACCGTCTTTCGCCGCCGGATCCGCGTACCAAACGTTTTGCGGGAGAACCGTCTCGTTATCGGCCGCGGCGGCGATGCCGTTGGTTCCCCAGGCTCCGCACAAAGCTTGCGCGCCCCCTAACAGCAACACGGCCAATCCAAGCTTCAGACCGGCCCGCTTCCAAATTGCCCTCATATAGCGCAATCTCCTTTTCGCCGGATGGTCATCCATTTCGTTCCAGCCTTTTTTTTATATAGACGCGAAAAAAAGATTTTAGTTGCGCGGCTGAATCGGCAGTGCTGCATTAACGGTTCAAGCAAGGAACCTGCAAGGCAAAAGTTAAATTCACCCATAAAATTGATAAATTTTTGCGAATCCTCCACAAAACAGGAGATCTGCTGCGAATGGTATGAATAAGCCTCGATACTACAGCATGTTATTTTAAAGACGAGTTTAAAGGGGGGAGAGGAGCGAGGTTCCCGAGTCGGCTTAAAGTCAAACAAAAAATAAAAATCGAGGAGAATCCG
This genomic window from Paenibacillus humicola contains:
- a CDS encoding DUF1273 domain-containing protein, whose protein sequence is MKSVLVTGYRAHELGIFDQKHKGIPYIKRAIEARLVPLIEEEGLEWVLTPGQYGVDLWACEAVIGLKARYPHLKLSIIAAYLNPEEKWKEDKQTYYREILGGVDYYATVSHQPYNGVWQLTARDDLLMRKTDGIILFYDEENGEASPKFMKRRAFQKRDEDGYRCIVITAEDVQNIADEELRDMPFDA
- a CDS encoding copper amine oxidase N-terminal domain-containing protein, with protein sequence MRAIWKRAGLKLGLAVLLLGGAQALCGAWGTNGIAAAADNETVLPQNVWYADPAAKDGSIIRQGKILVPVRTAALQLQMGLYRNAAAHTVTLLNPVHRIVFQPGVRTAVVDGKKAGLDMAPVIVNGSLYVPFRFLAQTFGYPLGKRDSQYIMTFRNPYSEGQFGSETYWMNNAGGDLYYSNGTTAPARIGKLDMRIQGLGGISVEKTGKHSILLTVRDNYGEDIMGAHTDVYQALLLNNRVLTESKVNYTGSFNINNVKSYEGDPVMIDGSSAKRVDPDTGRTVKTYDMAALTGGNPKDSYDLEYVSDDILLIRPFSTSMLTAVDLETKQTTALYKKLLPDDQQKWLEATAAPNGANGYQGDGLLFVKRAGNGFEFQWYDPKLRKKVILKWDDSNR
- a CDS encoding M56 family metallopeptidase, with the protein product MTGKGNPSPNVVLGAVFLIGFGVLLEMNFLLIHHLGNARYESTFYRTAWQFLSDLLTQHHPLEVVFLAATGYTFYQIVGRSARQAVAGRKWTRYFAEHADAGKMERLNAAYRKWNIPITIVRDPSVLALTTGFIRPRIVLSTGLIRLLSAEELEAVLLHERYHCRQRHTVKKFAVQLMMDGIGYIPIIRSLGRHYFIGIELSADRYAMDQMNSSYEIGSVLLKLVRHNGQYAGVGAGGTVHFADTAVNYRIEQIVNPDQPVRVALASAKTVAISAILLSLMLAALLLECPI
- a CDS encoding MATE family efflux transporter; translation: MQLIKQILRLAIPSIATFSSMTFTGLLVLMIVGKLGAAAIAVVGITNILMYNLWAMFSGLQSAINYLVAQCYGSGDMRLGNQRMQVALLGSAGQAVLLLIGGLTVPYLMLKLMGANESILDLGAPYVQVRMLALMFTMFNTVFYAYMRATGDTRTPMTISLINSGLVVSLTYLLAYGKLGFPDLGLQGAAWGMFTAELSAFLLNLFVYYRFLNGLYLTRTWVRIELQQVRLVLFESVKLGITELSNSLGMLVFTSCITRLGTAAIAANEIALNILSFGFMPSNGFGAASTIGIGQEIGKGRAKEARKFGLVTVYLGVGFMALMSVAFILFALPIAKLYTSEADVYEKAVSLIHLASYIQLFTGANIIFAGGLRGAGDTTYLSRTALLLNWALFIPCTIVFTRVMDLGQVGAWSALCTLIVLFAVCNCWRYLTLDWTRVRSKSRSAAPEAVTVHV
- a CDS encoding BlaI/MecI/CopY family transcriptional regulator, which produces MSGINNYHLNEEGLQRFFGSLQARIMETIWASDQLSIKEVHARLNDESPIALNTVMTVMNRLEERGILRKSTTGRGKNRLTLYSAVQSKEQFLAEQAKTVTHGLIREFGDLVVAHMVDAMEEADPALIQKLERKLMELKQRS